Proteins from one Deinococcus apachensis DSM 19763 genomic window:
- a CDS encoding DEAD/DEAH box helicase: MTVAAPNLSKLLPTAPVGNVLLLPQVARAALFAAHSGPAVLLTTPDRVGVYASAGVLGSPVSVNPGLRDWDARHEHVVLDVNTALDLFPAQPEDHALSLRVGASYPREELLSRLERLGYERGEEPGFELRGDTLELRLEPGAGVPQDGDSTWIRAEFFGDELDTLRLLAPGDLVGEKIKTFTLEPTADYLTEVKWDATRLDLLPGRVFLDAPEFYASALGPLADTLWPRLREREVTSFGRAPLDLPDFDLDLKVLPFYRARLSDLERDVDEWRGAGYRVLILVRHDRTATYLADKLLDTREVPWLSVPRLEEGHLGFLRAGGEGGFAIPEHRTVVLTEDLIYGFQGGSALRGKRLGGKPVTDALGLHVGDYLIHPEHGIGQFQGLETRTVLGVTRDYLNLEYRGGARLSVPIEQLPVLRRHPGTTDDPPVLSSFDKKDWAKAKEKARKNAEEVAAKLLVQYAARQVTPGNAFPPQPEWDTQVEQNFAFELTADQKTALKETMADLEKPNPADRLISGDVGFGKTEVALRAAHRVVGQGKQVAMLVPTTLLAEQHTSTFVERFKNLPVRVEGLSRFTGDKQAKAILADLAQGKVDIIIGTHRLLSGDIEFKDLGLIIVDEEHRFGVGQKEKLRALRGLPPISKDGKIEIPEGVKAVDTLALSATPIPRTLYMSMVGLRDMSSIQTPPKGRKPIQTVLAPFDPVTVRDAVLSEIERGGKVFYIHDRIASIGARSLYLRNLIPEARIGVAHGRMNEEELEEIMLGFAEGAFDVLLSTTIVETGLDIPEANTILIERADRLGLAQLYQLRGRVGRRQQTAYAYLFYPPRMTENAQRRLWAIADLQDLGSGHLLAEKDMEIRGVGNILGEEQHGHVQAVSIDVYTEMLAQAVARLKGEKMDTPASVSIDLPINARLTPEYFDGNEEERIATYGRLSDARTLQAVSRVERDLRKKYGPPTPEVQNFIDLAKLRLTAVAKRVLSIGETMTHLQVTFAYKGLDYDAPGLKRFPHKTEVTTFPPAVRLEKRGLRPDDYARTLIDLLGYFG; this comes from the coding sequence GTGACGGTCGCCGCCCCCAACCTCTCCAAACTCCTGCCGACCGCGCCGGTCGGGAATGTGCTGCTGCTGCCACAGGTGGCCCGTGCTGCGCTCTTCGCCGCCCACTCCGGCCCCGCCGTGCTCCTCACCACGCCCGACCGGGTCGGCGTTTACGCCTCCGCTGGCGTCCTCGGGTCGCCCGTTAGCGTGAACCCTGGCCTGCGCGACTGGGACGCCCGGCACGAGCATGTCGTTCTCGATGTCAATACGGCCCTTGACCTGTTCCCCGCCCAGCCCGAGGACCACGCCCTCAGCCTGCGCGTCGGCGCGAGCTACCCACGCGAGGAGTTGCTCAGCCGCCTGGAACGCCTGGGCTACGAGCGCGGCGAGGAACCCGGCTTCGAGCTGCGCGGCGACACCCTGGAACTGCGGCTGGAGCCGGGCGCGGGCGTGCCGCAGGACGGCGACTCCACCTGGATTCGCGCGGAGTTCTTCGGCGACGAGCTCGACACCCTGCGTCTTCTGGCCCCCGGCGACCTGGTCGGCGAGAAGATCAAAACCTTTACCCTGGAACCCACCGCCGACTACCTGACCGAAGTGAAGTGGGACGCCACCCGCCTCGACCTCCTGCCGGGCCGCGTGTTTCTCGACGCGCCGGAGTTCTACGCCTCGGCGCTGGGGCCGCTGGCCGACACCCTGTGGCCCCGGCTGCGGGAGCGGGAGGTCACGAGCTTTGGCCGCGCGCCCCTCGACCTGCCCGATTTCGACCTCGACCTCAAGGTGCTGCCCTTCTACCGCGCCCGCCTCTCCGACCTGGAGCGCGACGTGGACGAGTGGCGGGGGGCGGGTTACCGGGTCCTCATCCTCGTGCGGCATGACCGTACCGCAACCTATCTGGCCGACAAGCTGCTGGACACGCGCGAGGTGCCCTGGCTCAGCGTGCCGCGCCTGGAGGAGGGTCACCTCGGCTTCCTGCGGGCGGGCGGCGAGGGCGGTTTTGCCATTCCCGAACACCGCACCGTCGTCCTGACCGAGGACCTGATCTACGGCTTCCAGGGTGGCTCGGCCCTGCGCGGCAAGCGGCTGGGGGGCAAACCCGTCACGGACGCACTGGGGCTGCACGTCGGTGACTACCTCATCCACCCCGAGCACGGCATCGGCCAGTTTCAGGGGCTGGAGACCCGCACGGTCCTGGGCGTCACGCGCGACTACCTCAACCTCGAATACCGGGGCGGTGCCCGCCTGAGCGTGCCCATCGAGCAACTGCCCGTGCTGCGCCGCCACCCCGGCACGACGGACGACCCGCCGGTCCTGTCGAGCTTCGACAAGAAGGACTGGGCGAAGGCCAAGGAAAAGGCCCGCAAGAACGCTGAGGAAGTGGCGGCCAAACTCCTCGTGCAGTACGCCGCGCGGCAGGTCACGCCCGGCAACGCCTTCCCGCCGCAGCCCGAGTGGGACACGCAGGTCGAGCAGAACTTCGCGTTCGAGCTGACCGCCGACCAGAAGACCGCGCTGAAAGAGACTATGGCCGACCTGGAAAAGCCCAACCCCGCCGACCGCCTGATCTCCGGCGACGTGGGCTTCGGAAAGACCGAGGTGGCCCTGCGCGCCGCCCACCGCGTCGTCGGGCAAGGAAAACAGGTCGCCATGCTGGTGCCCACGACCCTCCTCGCCGAGCAGCACACCTCCACCTTCGTCGAGCGGTTCAAGAACCTGCCGGTGCGGGTGGAGGGCTTATCCCGCTTCACCGGGGACAAGCAGGCGAAGGCGATTCTGGCCGACCTCGCCCAGGGCAAGGTGGACATCATCATCGGGACGCACCGCCTCCTTTCGGGCGACATCGAGTTCAAGGACCTCGGCCTGATCATCGTGGACGAGGAGCACCGCTTCGGGGTGGGGCAGAAGGAGAAGCTGCGGGCGCTGCGCGGTCTGCCCCCCATCTCCAAGGACGGCAAGATCGAGATTCCCGAGGGCGTGAAGGCGGTCGATACCCTGGCCCTCTCCGCCACGCCCATTCCACGCACCCTCTACATGAGCATGGTCGGCCTGCGCGACATGAGTTCCATCCAGACGCCGCCCAAGGGCCGCAAGCCCATTCAGACGGTGCTGGCCCCCTTCGACCCCGTGACTGTGCGCGACGCGGTCCTCTCCGAGATCGAGCGCGGCGGCAAGGTCTTTTACATCCACGACCGCATCGCCTCCATAGGGGCGCGCAGCCTGTACCTGCGAAACCTGATCCCCGAGGCGCGCATCGGCGTGGCGCACGGCCGCATGAACGAGGAGGAGCTGGAGGAGATCATGCTCGGCTTCGCGGAGGGCGCCTTCGACGTGCTGCTCTCCACGACCATCGTCGAGACGGGGCTGGACATTCCCGAGGCGAACACCATCCTGATCGAGCGGGCGGACCGTTTGGGCCTGGCGCAGCTCTACCAGCTTCGCGGGCGGGTCGGTAGACGGCAGCAGACCGCCTACGCCTATCTCTTCTACCCGCCGCGCATGACCGAGAACGCACAGCGCCGCCTGTGGGCCATCGCCGACCTGCAAGACCTGGGCTCCGGCCACCTCCTCGCCGAGAAGGACATGGAGATTCGCGGCGTAGGCAACATCCTGGGCGAGGAGCAGCACGGGCACGTCCAGGCCGTCTCCATCGACGTGTACACCGAGATGCTCGCGCAGGCCGTCGCGAGGCTGAAAGGCGAGAAGATGGACACGCCCGCCAGCGTGTCCATCGACCTGCCCATCAACGCCCGCCTCACGCCCGAGTATTTCGACGGCAACGAGGAGGAGCGCATCGCCACCTACGGTCGGCTGTCGGACGCGCGCACGCTCCAGGCGGTCAGCCGGGTCGAGCGCGACCTTCGCAAGAAGTACGGCCCGCCCACGCCCGAGGTCCAGAATTTCATCGACCTCGCCAAGCTGCGTCTCACCGCCGTCGCTAAGCGCGTCCTGAGCATCGGCGAGACGATGACGCACCTCCAGGTGACGTTTGCCTACAAGGGGCTCGACTACGACGCGCCCGGCCTGAAACGCTTCCCCCACAAGACGGAAGTGACCACCTTCCCGCCCGCCGTACGGCTCGAAAAGCGCGGGCTGAGGCCGGACGACTACGCGCGGACGCTGATCGATCTGCTGGGGTACTTCGGGTGA